GTCAGTGTTGTGCGTTCGTTTTTATTTTTCGGTCAATTTCATCCAATTCATCAATCGTATGAAATCCATTATCTCCTTTTTTCGTTAATCTTGTTTTTATTTTTCCAGCAGACCAAAATATAAAATCCAATTTTTTCATTTCGGACAACTTATTGTCTGTAAAAATTTCGTCAAAAAGTCCAATTGTTTCTGGTATCAAATTTTGTTTAATTATTTGCTCGTAACCATTTTGAATTTTTTCAAGTTGGTCTAAATATTTATCTAATTTAATTTCAAATTCCGATTGATATGGTCTTGTCATAGAAAACATTTTCGCAACTTCGCTGTCGTAAATAGGCATTATGTCGTCAATTGTGTTAAACATCTTCGTTGCGAATGAAAATTGCAAAGTGTTTTGTCCTTTTCTGTTCGGAAATGAGTAAAGTCTGCGTAATACTTTTTCATAGTCAAACTGTTTTTCATTCCGATTTTCTTCTAAAATCTCGAAATATTCTTTTTTAAATTCAGGTGTTAATCCAGCGTTGTCAATTCTGTAAAAACTCCTGAAAACAAATTGGAATAAATAATTTTCATTGACATTTGATTCTTTAAACTCCTTTTTTAGAAAGTTGTAAACATCAACGCTTTCTTGGTCAATGTTCTTAATGATTTCCGTTGAATGTTTTTCAATCCATTCGGATATTTCCGTTATTTTATTCATTTAATTTTTTATCAATTTCCAATTTCAGAATATTGCTGTTAAATGACGCACAACGGTCTTGTATATGAAAAGTAGCGGATTTTCACGCACTAACTTTTCGGATTATTACTGACCTTTATTTTATTATTTATCTTTTGTTTAAGCACCAAAATCGCTATTTTTTATATACGTCTTAAGTTTGATTCTCAGTAAATTGTTGATATAACTAGAAAGAACAAAAGAGAGAATTAAGGTTACTATATACGGTGAAGCTTTAGACTTCGACAACATTGATAATCCTCTCTCTTTTACTACTTAGATCACGTTCAGTTCTGTGAGACCTTAGATCTCGTTTTCAAGTTGTTGTGAGCAGAAGTAGCCGGTTCTTTCGTAAAACATATCTTATGAATAAATATAAAGAAACTTTTGGAGTCGACATCAGTAAAGATGTCTTTGATGTACATGGTAGTAACAAAGGTCACGACCAGTATAAGAACGATGAAACTGGATTTAAGAAATTCCTTAAGGAACTGCCCAAATGTTCATTGGTCGTTATGGAAGCTACCGGTTATTATCATTATAGACTTGCCCAGTTTCTTTACAAAAATGGGGTAATAGTTTCAGTAGTAAACCCATTATCCGTAAAACGTTTCATTCAAATGAAACTGGCTAAAGTAAAAACGGATAAGAGCGATGCCAAGGCTATATGTGAATATGCACTGGTCAACGAGGTACCTATTTACAATGCCTTGACGGATATCCAGAGCGAATGCTTACAGTTGTTCCGGTTATTGGATATCTATTTAAAACAACGTACCGCGACCAAGAACAAGATACACGGAGAAGCTGTTCTGGGCATACCTTCAAAGTTTGTTTATCGTTCCTTGATACGTAATAAGAAACTGCTCAATAAAGAGGTAGCCGCTATCGAATCAAAGATTCTGTCATTGGTAAAAGAGGACCAACAGGAGCAATTGACTTTATTGATGTCAATACCCGGTATAGGTCAAAAGACTGCATTGTTCCTAATAGTGGTCACCGATGGGTTCAATAAGTTCGAAAATGCGGCACAGCTTTGTAGCTATGTAGGTATAACCCCAACGATACGGGAATCGGGGAGCAGTGTGAGAGGTCGTGCGCGAATAAGTAAGGTCGGCAATAGAAAACTTCGCAACCTATTATTTCTATGTTCTTTTAACGCTTGTAAGCACAATAGGGCATGCAGAGAGGTTTATGAGCGGATCGTGAACAGGGGAAAGAGCAAGAAACTGGCACTGATAGCCGTTGCCAACAAACTTTTAAAGCAGTCTTTTGCCATTGCAAAATCTGGCAGGCCATATGATGAAACTTACGTTTC
The sequence above is a segment of the Maribacter dokdonensis DSW-8 genome. Coding sequences within it:
- a CDS encoding IS110 family transposase, with protein sequence MNKYKETFGVDISKDVFDVHGSNKGHDQYKNDETGFKKFLKELPKCSLVVMEATGYYHYRLAQFLYKNGVIVSVVNPLSVKRFIQMKLAKVKTDKSDAKAICEYALVNEVPIYNALTDIQSECLQLFRLLDIYLKQRTATKNKIHGEAVLGIPSKFVYRSLIRNKKLLNKEVAAIESKILSLVKEDQQEQLTLLMSIPGIGQKTALFLIVVTDGFNKFENAAQLCSYVGITPTIRESGSSVRGRARISKVGNRKLRNLLFLCSFNACKHNRACREVYERIVNRGKSKKLALIAVANKLLKQSFAIAKSGRPYDETYVSILPR